The Microbulbifer hydrolyticus genome has a segment encoding these proteins:
- the hisH gene encoding imidazole glycerol phosphate synthase subunit HisH, which yields MQKIVVLDYGMGNLHSVASALQKVAPGDQVVLATTPEQAEGADRLIVPGVGAIRDCVEGFIRPGFVPLLNQCIESGMPILGICVGMQIMMARSEENGGVDCLGIFPQPVKFFGTDLHENGERLKVPHMGWNRVYQKIDHPLWRDIESGSRFYFVHSYYVPAEGNDAVAGETDYGVQFASAITRDNIFATQFHPEKSADAGMQLLKNFVGWNGSN from the coding sequence ATGCAGAAGATCGTCGTCCTCGACTACGGCATGGGCAACCTTCACTCGGTTGCCAGCGCCCTGCAAAAAGTCGCCCCCGGTGACCAGGTCGTTCTCGCCACCACCCCGGAACAGGCCGAGGGCGCCGACCGCCTCATCGTTCCGGGCGTTGGCGCCATCCGCGATTGTGTGGAGGGATTCATTCGGCCGGGCTTCGTGCCGCTGCTGAATCAGTGCATCGAATCCGGCATGCCCATTCTCGGCATCTGCGTCGGCATGCAGATCATGATGGCGCGCAGCGAAGAAAACGGCGGTGTCGATTGCCTCGGTATCTTTCCGCAGCCGGTAAAGTTTTTCGGTACCGATCTGCATGAAAACGGCGAGCGATTGAAGGTCCCGCATATGGGCTGGAATCGCGTGTACCAGAAAATCGACCACCCGCTATGGCGCGATATTGAAAGTGGTAGCCGCTTCTATTTTGTGCACAGCTACTATGTGCCCGCGGAGGGCAACGACGCCGTTGCCGGCGAGACCGACTATGGTGTTCAGTTCGCATCCGCGATTACCCGAGATAATATTTTCGCCACCCAGTTTCACCCGGAAAAAAGTGCGGATGCAGGCATGCAGCTGCTGAAGAATTTTGTCGGTTGGAACGGCAGCAATTAA
- a CDS encoding DUF6795 domain-containing protein, whose translation MQKFFIILITALLILSLPWPGAAMSKMNPLKACTFSEMEISILFKGEPAKGATITRTIEWKKEHTDQFTADDNGRVTLPAEFENHLLKAFPMEFVAAQYVTVQYEGEEYEIWNYAKRDAEFNSEMQGSPLRLTCELTDESKTQRAFGSILGTRCTWQNEN comes from the coding sequence GTGCAAAAATTTTTCATCATCCTGATCACAGCACTTCTGATTCTTTCACTGCCCTGGCCGGGAGCTGCCATGTCGAAAATGAATCCACTGAAAGCCTGCACTTTTTCCGAAATGGAAATCTCCATTCTGTTCAAGGGTGAGCCCGCAAAAGGCGCAACCATTACCCGCACTATCGAATGGAAGAAAGAGCACACCGACCAGTTCACCGCAGACGACAATGGCCGTGTCACCCTTCCCGCGGAATTCGAGAACCACCTTCTCAAAGCCTTCCCCATGGAGTTTGTCGCGGCGCAGTATGTGACGGTGCAATATGAGGGTGAGGAGTACGAAATCTGGAATTACGCAAAGCGGGATGCAGAGTTCAACAGTGAAATGCAGGGTTCGCCCTTACGCCTCACCTGCGAACTGACCGACGAATCAAAAACCCAACGGGCTTTCGGCTCCATTCTGGGAACACGCTGCACCTGGCAAAACGAAAACTGA
- a CDS encoding murein hydrolase activator EnvC family protein, which translates to MKISAVVIAALLSSLLLVPACFAQAADEEQQARLAEIKQRIESLQQELNQVKSDRDQLLKDLESNEKDISELLQRIDKIKSDMQSRGEKLQELKREEKQLEESRRSMQRRVEQEVAAAYRLGRQEQIKLLLNQQDPQHIARQLRYHDYFLKQRSRVIDDYVSTLSQLSTVSSGIQREQDTLARERSQLEDKRRALVSAQQSRQRTLDKLAQQLASKSGELNQLHSDRSRLQRLVDEVGRAIASLINPSDQTPFTKQRGRMQWPTSGRRANAFGQRRANGITWTGITLRANEGAPVNAIHRGRVVFADYLRGQGMLIILDHGDGYMSLYGHNQSLTRAIGEWVERGDTIAKVGNTGGLSQPGLYFEIRRHGKPQDPTIWCRG; encoded by the coding sequence ATGAAAATTTCTGCAGTTGTCATCGCAGCCCTGCTGTCCTCATTGCTACTGGTCCCCGCCTGCTTCGCGCAGGCGGCGGACGAAGAACAGCAGGCGCGACTGGCGGAAATCAAGCAACGTATCGAGTCCCTGCAGCAGGAGCTCAACCAGGTCAAAAGCGACCGCGACCAGCTGCTCAAGGACCTGGAATCCAACGAGAAAGACATCTCGGAGCTGCTGCAGCGGATCGACAAGATCAAGTCGGACATGCAGAGCCGCGGCGAGAAGCTGCAGGAGTTGAAGCGGGAAGAAAAACAGCTGGAGGAATCCCGCCGAAGTATGCAGCGGCGGGTCGAGCAGGAAGTCGCCGCCGCTTACCGACTCGGTCGCCAGGAGCAGATCAAACTGCTCCTCAACCAGCAAGATCCCCAGCACATCGCCCGCCAACTCCGCTACCACGACTACTTCCTCAAACAACGCAGCCGCGTCATCGACGATTACGTCAGCACCCTCAGCCAGCTCAGCACCGTCAGCTCCGGCATCCAGCGTGAGCAGGACACCCTTGCCCGTGAGCGCAGCCAGCTGGAGGACAAGCGCCGCGCCCTGGTAAGTGCCCAGCAGAGCCGCCAGCGCACCCTGGACAAACTCGCACAGCAGCTCGCCAGCAAAAGCGGCGAGTTGAACCAGCTACACAGCGACCGCAGCCGACTGCAGCGCCTGGTGGACGAGGTCGGCCGCGCCATCGCCAGCCTGATCAACCCCAGCGACCAGACCCCCTTCACCAAGCAGCGCGGGCGCATGCAGTGGCCCACCAGCGGCCGCCGCGCCAATGCCTTCGGCCAGCGCCGCGCCAACGGCATCACCTGGACCGGGATAACCCTTCGCGCCAACGAAGGTGCACCGGTCAATGCGATTCACCGCGGCCGGGTGGTGTTTGCCGATTACCTGCGCGGCCAGGGCATGCTGATCATTCTCGACCACGGTGACGGCTACATGAGCCTGTATGGTCACAACCAGTCCCTTACCCGCGCTATCGGTGAATGGGTGGAGCGCGGTGACACCATCGCCAAAGTGGGAAATACCGGCGGCCTCAGCCAGCCGGGCCTGTATTTCGAGATTCGCCGCCACGGCAAACCGCAGGATCCGACCATCTGGTGCCGGGGCTGA
- a CDS encoding rhodanese-like domain-containing protein, translating to MDFFVFISEQWLLVSLLVALIYALAITERIKAGKPASAHEATLLINTQDARVVDLRDRSEFAAGHIVDAIHIPHGEIEKRIGELAPYKEKTLILADKIGQHAGPVGRQLKKAGYTVRRLEGGMSEWSNQKLPLVKG from the coding sequence GTGGATTTTTTCGTCTTTATCAGCGAGCAGTGGCTGCTGGTGAGTCTGTTGGTGGCGCTGATTTACGCGCTGGCGATTACCGAACGTATCAAGGCGGGTAAGCCCGCGTCGGCCCATGAGGCCACCCTCCTGATTAACACCCAGGATGCACGGGTGGTGGATCTGCGCGATCGCTCCGAGTTCGCTGCCGGGCATATTGTGGATGCCATCCACATACCCCACGGCGAGATCGAGAAGCGCATCGGCGAACTGGCACCCTATAAAGAGAAGACACTGATCCTGGCGGACAAAATCGGCCAGCACGCCGGACCGGTGGGGCGCCAGCTGAAGAAGGCAGGCTACACTGTACGCCGTCTTGAGGGCGGCATGTCCGAATGGTCGAATCAGAAGCTGCCGCTGGTGAAAGGCTGA
- the gpmI gene encoding 2,3-bisphosphoglycerate-independent phosphoglycerate mutase: protein MASESSPKRPLVLLILDGFGHSEHTEHNAIAAANAPVWDNIWATRPKTLIHTSGMAVGLPEGQMGNSEVGHMTLGAGRVVYQNFTRINKAIKDGEFFKNPAYTAAVDKAIANDGAVHIMGLASDGGVHSHDDHIVAMATLAAQRGAKAVYIHAFTDGRDTAPRSAETPLARLTQVCDALGNAHIASVAGRYYAMDRDNRWDRVQPVYDLITQGKAEHHAASALAALEAAYARDENDEFVAPTRIGEAAPVKDGDALIFMNFRPDRARQLTRAFTDPAFDGFEREVTPKLADFVMTTEYAANIDASCAFPPENLVNTFGEYLQTQEKTQLRIAETEKYAHVTFFFSGGREEPYNGEERILIKSPDVATYDLQPEMSAPEVTDKLVAAIESGKFDAIICNYANGDMVGHTGVFEAAVKAVEALDVCVDRVTKAALAAGGEVLITADHGNVEEMFDAGSGQVSTQHSTLPVPFVYVGERNVTMRDGGSLADVAPTMLALMGLPQPVEMTGEPLVKLN, encoded by the coding sequence ATGGCATCCGAGTCTTCGCCCAAACGCCCCCTGGTACTGCTGATTCTCGACGGCTTCGGCCACAGCGAGCACACCGAGCACAACGCCATTGCGGCAGCGAATGCCCCGGTCTGGGACAACATCTGGGCCACCCGCCCCAAGACCCTGATCCACACCTCCGGAATGGCTGTGGGGCTGCCGGAAGGCCAGATGGGTAATTCCGAAGTGGGCCACATGACCCTGGGCGCTGGCCGCGTGGTGTATCAGAACTTCACCCGAATCAACAAGGCCATCAAGGACGGCGAGTTCTTCAAGAACCCCGCCTATACCGCCGCAGTGGACAAGGCCATCGCCAACGACGGCGCCGTGCATATCATGGGCCTGGCCTCCGACGGCGGAGTGCACAGCCACGACGATCATATCGTTGCCATGGCCACCCTGGCCGCCCAGCGCGGCGCCAAGGCGGTGTACATTCACGCCTTCACCGATGGCCGCGACACCGCGCCGCGCAGCGCGGAAACCCCACTGGCGCGCCTGACCCAGGTGTGCGATGCCCTCGGCAATGCGCATATCGCCAGCGTCGCCGGCCGCTACTACGCCATGGATCGCGACAACCGCTGGGACCGGGTACAGCCCGTATACGACCTGATTACCCAGGGCAAAGCCGAGCACCACGCCGCCAGTGCCCTGGCCGCCCTGGAGGCCGCCTACGCCCGCGACGAAAACGATGAATTTGTTGCCCCGACCCGCATCGGTGAAGCCGCCCCGGTCAAGGATGGCGATGCCCTGATCTTCATGAATTTCCGTCCGGACCGCGCGCGTCAGCTGACCCGCGCCTTTACCGACCCGGCCTTCGATGGCTTCGAGCGCGAAGTGACCCCGAAGCTGGCCGATTTCGTCATGACCACGGAATACGCCGCCAATATCGACGCCAGCTGTGCCTTCCCACCGGAAAACCTGGTGAACACCTTCGGGGAGTACCTGCAGACGCAGGAAAAGACCCAGCTGCGCATCGCCGAGACAGAAAAGTATGCGCATGTGACCTTCTTCTTTAGCGGCGGCCGCGAAGAGCCCTACAATGGCGAAGAGCGTATCCTGATCAAATCCCCGGACGTGGCCACCTACGACCTGCAACCGGAGATGAGCGCGCCGGAAGTAACCGATAAACTGGTCGCCGCGATCGAGAGTGGCAAGTTCGACGCCATCATCTGCAACTATGCCAATGGGGACATGGTCGGCCACACCGGCGTGTTCGAGGCCGCGGTCAAGGCGGTGGAAGCGCTGGACGTTTGCGTGGACCGTGTGACCAAGGCCGCGCTGGCTGCCGGTGGCGAGGTGCTGATCACCGCCGACCACGGCAATGTGGAGGAGATGTTCGACGCCGGCTCCGGCCAGGTGAGCACCCAGCACTCCACCCTGCCGGTACCCTTTGTGTATGTGGGCGAGCGCAATGTGACCATGCGCGATGGCGGTAGCCTCGCGGATGTGGCACCCACCATGCTGGCATTGATGGGCCTGCCGCAGCCGGTGGAAATGACCGGCGAGCCGCTGGTAAAACTGAATTAA
- a CDS encoding S41 family peptidase, with product MFTPKMVARVIGAAALTALPLMGLSQGGQGDSAERTSLEAESRLPLEDLRSFAKVFEQIRQGYVNEVDDSTLLEYAIKGMLQGLDPHSAYLDSRSFDDLQAHTTGEFAGLGIEVGIEDDYITIITPMDDTPAERAGLRAGDVILRMSGKSMRGVSLDQAVEKMRGPVGSSVVLTIGRKGHKEPFDVTVKRDKVRVYSVRGEMLEDGYGYLRISQFQLDTGGDLMRAMKKLKKEGELKGLVVDLRNNPGGVLQSSVEVVDAFLEDGLVVYTEGRNESSNLRYSASSGDITNGAPLVVLINDGSASAAEIVAGALQDHRRAVVMGTDSFGKGSVQTVIPINEDRAIKLTTALYFTPKGRSIQAQGIKPDITVERVQVTRLDGRARTTEADLAGHLGNGNGGKESGSEDRKKAKAGQDDWYSRDNQVFEALNVLKGLNLYVRRAPQGSEESSSPAKKDQVAQIRAEDL from the coding sequence ATGTTCACCCCGAAAATGGTGGCCCGCGTGATCGGTGCCGCAGCTCTCACCGCTCTGCCGCTGATGGGACTCAGCCAGGGCGGTCAAGGCGACAGTGCCGAGCGCACTTCGCTTGAAGCCGAATCCCGCCTGCCACTGGAAGACCTGCGCAGCTTTGCCAAAGTGTTCGAGCAGATCCGCCAGGGTTACGTCAATGAAGTGGACGACAGCACCCTGCTGGAATACGCGATCAAGGGCATGCTCCAGGGGCTGGACCCGCACTCCGCCTATCTCGACAGTCGCTCCTTCGACGACCTGCAAGCCCATACCACCGGCGAATTTGCCGGCCTGGGTATCGAGGTGGGCATCGAAGACGACTACATCACCATCATTACCCCGATGGACGACACTCCAGCCGAGCGCGCAGGATTGCGCGCCGGGGACGTGATTCTGCGCATGTCGGGAAAATCCATGCGCGGTGTGAGCCTAGACCAGGCGGTGGAAAAAATGCGCGGCCCGGTCGGCTCGTCGGTGGTCCTGACCATCGGCCGCAAGGGGCACAAGGAGCCCTTCGATGTCACCGTCAAGCGCGACAAGGTGCGCGTGTACAGTGTGCGTGGCGAGATGCTCGAAGACGGCTACGGCTACCTGCGGATCAGCCAGTTCCAGCTGGATACCGGTGGCGACCTGATGCGGGCAATGAAAAAGCTCAAGAAGGAAGGCGAGCTCAAGGGCCTGGTGGTGGACCTGCGCAACAACCCCGGTGGCGTATTGCAGTCGTCGGTGGAAGTTGTCGACGCATTTCTTGAAGACGGTCTGGTGGTCTACACCGAGGGTCGCAACGAATCCTCCAACCTGCGCTACTCCGCCAGTTCCGGTGACATCACCAACGGTGCACCGCTGGTGGTACTGATTAACGACGGCTCCGCCTCCGCCGCGGAAATCGTGGCTGGTGCATTGCAGGACCATCGTCGCGCCGTAGTGATGGGCACCGACAGCTTCGGCAAAGGCTCAGTGCAGACGGTGATCCCGATCAACGAAGACCGCGCGATCAAACTCACCACGGCCCTGTACTTTACGCCCAAGGGGCGTTCGATTCAGGCTCAGGGCATCAAGCCGGATATCACCGTGGAACGCGTGCAGGTCACCCGCCTGGATGGTCGTGCGCGCACCACCGAAGCGGACCTGGCCGGGCATCTGGGTAATGGCAATGGCGGCAAGGAAAGCGGTTCAGAAGATCGCAAGAAAGCCAAGGCCGGTCAGGACGACTGGTACAGCCGCGACAACCAGGTATTTGAAGCACTGAATGTACTCAAAGGCCTGAACCTTTATGTTCGCCGCGCCCCGCAAGGCAGCGAGGAAAGCAGCTCACCGGCGAAAAAGGATCAAGTTGCGCAGATTCGCGCTGAAGACCTGTAA
- a CDS encoding TonB-dependent receptor, with product MYRVNTLALAVACALSSAVSSAVSAQATTNESIEEVNVTVSPLAKPADAVAAPVSVLGGDELRKAAASTLGQTLNSQLGVANAAFGSGVGLPVIRGQSANRVKVLSDNLDTADASNTSSDHAASIEPLLAESIEILRGPATLRYGSGAIGGVVNVIDGRIPTAVPEQMDGAVEMRHDTANSQDAGVFRLQGGAGNLAWYLDGVYRENGNTRIPGLAIHAHEDHEEHAVVEQHEEAFNTDGFVGNTSARAKSGSAGLSWVTESGFAGLSVNRLENNYGIPLGTHVHHEDEGDEHTLEEGHDEHEEHGAEPVRIDLAQTRYDLKGEHRFNSEYWDKVSFRLGHNNYEHVELEGHDGHFHEGTRFTNDAWESRVEVTHDAGGEWRGAYGLQLSRKDFAAIGEEAFIRPSITDSIGAFSMKEREWGNWHLDLGARLENVTIDPEYGSDRDFNLVALSGALQYFLAEHQHLSVGLTSAERAPVAEELFADGAHLAESRYLIGDANLDKENSVNLELGYHHHNQDASGWHAAKVEANVFYNRIGDYIYAANTGLEDEESEFAIYGYQNRDATFYGAEASVQFPLASGLSLTLFGDSVRASFDNRIPGQSTSVPRLPPLRYGFALGGDYANWNWQWRNTHATAQQRPGAFEETTDAYTRMDLTAQYNFKLAGNDAVVFANARNLLDEEIRNATSLLRDFAPEAGRSIEAGVRLHF from the coding sequence ATGTACCGAGTAAATACTCTGGCGCTGGCCGTTGCCTGCGCATTGTCTTCTGCTGTGTCTTCCGCGGTTTCCGCCCAGGCCACCACCAATGAGTCCATCGAGGAGGTGAATGTCACCGTCTCGCCTCTGGCCAAGCCCGCAGACGCGGTGGCGGCGCCGGTTTCCGTACTGGGCGGCGACGAGCTGCGCAAGGCGGCCGCCTCTACCCTGGGCCAGACCCTCAACAGCCAGTTGGGCGTGGCCAACGCCGCCTTCGGTAGCGGTGTGGGCCTGCCGGTGATTCGGGGCCAGAGTGCCAACCGGGTGAAGGTGCTGAGCGACAACCTGGATACCGCCGACGCCTCCAACACCAGCTCTGACCATGCCGCCAGCATCGAGCCCCTGCTGGCCGAGAGTATCGAGATCCTGCGCGGACCTGCCACTCTGCGCTATGGCAGCGGCGCCATCGGTGGCGTGGTGAACGTGATCGATGGGCGTATCCCAACCGCGGTGCCGGAACAGATGGACGGCGCGGTTGAAATGCGCCACGACACTGCCAACAGCCAGGACGCTGGCGTATTCCGCCTGCAGGGCGGTGCCGGCAACCTGGCCTGGTACCTGGACGGGGTCTACCGGGAGAACGGCAACACCCGTATCCCCGGTCTCGCTATCCATGCCCACGAGGACCACGAAGAACACGCGGTAGTCGAACAGCACGAAGAGGCGTTCAACACCGACGGCTTTGTGGGCAATACCAGCGCGCGCGCCAAGAGCGGCAGTGCTGGCCTGTCCTGGGTGACCGAAAGTGGTTTTGCTGGCTTGTCCGTAAATCGGCTGGAAAACAATTACGGCATCCCCCTCGGCACGCACGTTCATCACGAGGACGAGGGTGACGAACACACACTGGAAGAGGGGCACGATGAACATGAAGAGCACGGCGCCGAACCGGTGCGCATTGATCTGGCCCAGACCCGTTACGACCTGAAAGGCGAGCACCGCTTCAACAGCGAGTACTGGGACAAGGTGAGCTTCCGCCTCGGCCACAACAACTACGAGCATGTGGAGCTGGAGGGACACGACGGTCACTTCCATGAAGGCACCCGCTTCACCAACGACGCCTGGGAAAGTCGCGTGGAAGTGACGCACGACGCCGGCGGTGAGTGGCGTGGCGCCTATGGCCTGCAACTGTCCCGCAAGGACTTCGCGGCGATTGGCGAGGAGGCGTTCATTCGCCCGTCCATCACCGACAGCATCGGCGCCTTCAGCATGAAAGAGCGCGAGTGGGGAAACTGGCACCTGGACCTGGGCGCACGCCTGGAAAATGTCACCATTGATCCGGAATACGGCAGCGACCGAGACTTCAACCTGGTCGCCCTGTCAGGTGCGCTGCAGTACTTCCTTGCCGAGCACCAGCACCTGAGTGTGGGCCTCACCAGCGCCGAGCGCGCGCCGGTCGCGGAAGAGCTGTTTGCCGACGGCGCACACCTGGCGGAGTCCCGCTACCTGATCGGCGACGCAAATCTCGACAAGGAAAACTCCGTCAACCTGGAGCTCGGTTACCACCATCACAACCAGGATGCCAGTGGCTGGCATGCAGCCAAAGTGGAAGCCAATGTGTTCTACAACCGCATCGGTGACTACATCTATGCCGCCAATACCGGCCTGGAAGACGAGGAAAGCGAGTTCGCCATTTACGGTTACCAGAACCGCGACGCCACCTTCTATGGCGCCGAGGCTTCGGTGCAGTTTCCGCTCGCCAGCGGCCTGAGCCTGACCCTGTTTGGTGACAGCGTGCGCGCGAGCTTCGACAACCGCATCCCCGGCCAGTCGACGTCAGTGCCGCGCCTGCCGCCACTGCGTTATGGTTTTGCACTGGGTGGCGACTACGCCAACTGGAACTGGCAATGGCGCAACACCCACGCCACCGCCCAGCAGCGCCCCGGCGCCTTTGAAGAAACTACCGACGCCTACACCCGCATGGACCTAACCGCGCAGTACAACTTCAAGCTGGCCGGCAACGACGCCGTCGTCTTCGCCAACGCCCGCAACCTGTTGGACGAAGAGATCCGCAACGCGACTTCCCTGCTGCGCGACTTCGCGCCGGAAGCGGGACGCAGTATTGAAGCAGGTGTGCGCCTCCACTTCTAA
- a CDS encoding DUF6316 family protein, which produces MQQYRRGEQGGSIPPRADRFFKLDNDWYFTVRGGRTFGPYTCREEAQNAVDNFLNPLKKYTGNVRPFGSLRARRWHNAHKF; this is translated from the coding sequence ATGCAGCAGTATCGTCGTGGCGAACAGGGAGGATCCATCCCACCTCGCGCAGATCGTTTTTTCAAACTGGATAACGACTGGTATTTCACCGTGCGCGGAGGCAGGACCTTCGGCCCCTACACTTGCCGTGAAGAGGCGCAAAACGCGGTAGACAACTTCCTCAACCCACTCAAGAAATATACCGGCAATGTACGCCCGTTTGGCAGTCTGCGCGCACGGCGCTGGCATAATGCGCACAAATTCTGA
- the hisB gene encoding imidazoleglycerol-phosphate dehydratase HisB encodes MRTASVTRDTLETKIKVSVNLDGKGTGKFDTGVPFLEHMMDQIARHGMIDLDITCDGDTHIDDHHTVEDIGITLGKAITEAVGDKKGMTRYGHSYVPLDEALSRVVIDFSGRPGLTLNVPFTQKRIGNFDTELFYEFFQGFVNHALVTLHIDCIRGFNAHHQIETVFKAFGRALRMALTPDPRMEGAMPSTKGVL; translated from the coding sequence ATGCGCACCGCCAGCGTCACTCGCGACACCCTGGAAACCAAAATCAAGGTCAGCGTCAATCTCGACGGCAAAGGCACCGGCAAATTCGACACCGGTGTGCCCTTCCTCGAGCACATGATGGACCAGATTGCCCGCCACGGCATGATCGACCTGGACATCACCTGCGATGGCGACACCCATATCGACGATCACCACACGGTGGAAGATATCGGCATCACTCTCGGCAAGGCCATCACCGAAGCCGTCGGCGACAAGAAAGGCATGACCCGATACGGCCACAGCTACGTCCCCCTGGACGAGGCGCTGAGCCGTGTGGTTATCGACTTCTCCGGCCGCCCGGGCCTCACCCTGAATGTGCCGTTCACCCAGAAGCGCATCGGCAACTTCGACACCGAGTTGTTCTATGAATTCTTCCAGGGCTTCGTCAACCACGCCCTGGTCACCCTGCACATCGACTGCATCCGCGGCTTCAACGCCCACCACCAGATCGAAACCGTGTTCAAGGCCTTCGGCCGCGCCCTGCGCATGGCCCTGACCCCGGACCCGCGCATGGAAGGCGCCATGCCCTCCACCAAAGGCGTACTGTAA
- the hisA gene encoding 1-(5-phosphoribosyl)-5-[(5-phosphoribosylamino)methylideneamino]imidazole-4-carboxamide isomerase produces MIVIPAIDLKDGECVRLRQGEMEDATVFSDDPVATAEHWLNHGAKRLHIVDLNGAFAGNPVNGDAVNAIARQFPQFPIQIGGGIRDLKTIEWYLDAGVSWTIIGTAAVKNPKLVREACREFEGHIIVGLDAKDGLVATEGWAEVSDVKATELAKEFQDCGVSAIVYTDIARDGMMQGVNLESTMDLARAVQIPIIASGGVSSIEDIEKLLQAGDGKTEIFGAITGRAIYEEKLDLRAAQELCDNWTK; encoded by the coding sequence ATGATCGTAATCCCGGCCATTGACCTTAAAGACGGCGAATGTGTGCGCCTGCGTCAGGGTGAAATGGAAGATGCCACCGTCTTCTCCGACGACCCCGTCGCCACCGCCGAACACTGGCTCAACCACGGTGCCAAGCGACTGCACATTGTCGACCTCAACGGTGCCTTTGCCGGCAACCCTGTCAATGGCGATGCCGTCAATGCCATCGCCCGCCAGTTCCCACAGTTCCCCATCCAGATCGGCGGTGGTATCCGCGATCTCAAGACCATCGAATGGTATCTGGACGCCGGTGTCAGCTGGACCATTATCGGCACCGCCGCGGTAAAAAATCCCAAGCTGGTGCGCGAAGCCTGCCGTGAGTTCGAAGGCCATATTATCGTCGGCCTCGACGCCAAAGACGGCCTCGTGGCCACTGAAGGCTGGGCCGAGGTCTCCGACGTAAAGGCCACGGAACTCGCCAAAGAATTTCAGGACTGCGGTGTTAGTGCCATCGTCTACACCGACATTGCCCGTGACGGCATGATGCAGGGCGTCAACCTAGAGTCCACCATGGACCTCGCCCGCGCTGTGCAGATTCCGATTATTGCCTCCGGCGGTGTCAGCAGTATCGAAGACATCGAAAAACTGCTCCAGGCAGGCGACGGCAAAACTGAAATTTTTGGTGCCATCACCGGTCGTGCCATCTACGAAGAAAAGCTCGATCTGCGCGCTGCGCAGGAACTGTGCGACAACTGGACCAAGTAA
- the grxC gene encoding glutaredoxin 3 translates to MKEVVIYTTRFCPFCVRAKYLLDNKNVPYTEISVDGDRALRAEMTAKAGRHTVPQIWVGDVHVGGCDELMAIERSGELDKLLA, encoded by the coding sequence GTGAAAGAAGTCGTTATCTACACCACCCGCTTCTGCCCCTTCTGCGTCCGCGCGAAATATCTGCTGGATAACAAGAACGTTCCGTACACGGAAATTTCAGTGGATGGTGACCGCGCGCTGCGCGCAGAAATGACCGCGAAAGCGGGCAGACACACGGTGCCGCAGATCTGGGTCGGTGACGTGCACGTGGGCGGATGCGACGAGCTGATGGCTATCGAGCGCAGCGGTGAGCTGGACAAGTTGTTGGCGTGA
- the hisF gene encoding imidazole glycerol phosphate synthase subunit HisF, producing the protein MGLAKRIIPCLDVDAGRVVKGVNFVDIRDAGDPVEIARRYNEAGADEVTFLDITATHEGRDTTLHTVEKMASQVFIPLTVGGGVRELQDIRNLLNAGADKTAINSAAVFNPDFVREAADRFGSQCIVVAIDAKQVGEGKWEIFTHGGRKPTGIDAVEWAKKMDSYGAGEILLTSMDRDGTKNGFDLALTRAISDAVTVPVIASGGVGNLQHLADGVLKGGADAVLAASIFHFGEYTVGEAKQFMQDAGIEMRI; encoded by the coding sequence ATGGGCCTCGCCAAACGCATTATTCCCTGTCTCGACGTCGACGCCGGCCGTGTGGTCAAAGGTGTTAATTTCGTCGACATCCGGGACGCCGGTGACCCGGTGGAAATCGCCCGTCGCTACAATGAAGCCGGTGCCGACGAAGTTACCTTTCTCGACATTACCGCCACCCACGAAGGCCGCGACACTACCTTGCACACCGTGGAAAAAATGGCCTCCCAGGTATTTATTCCTCTCACGGTTGGTGGTGGCGTGCGCGAGCTGCAGGATATCCGTAACCTGTTGAATGCAGGCGCCGACAAAACCGCAATCAACTCCGCCGCGGTATTCAATCCGGACTTTGTGCGCGAAGCCGCCGACCGCTTTGGTAGCCAGTGCATCGTCGTCGCCATCGATGCCAAACAGGTAGGGGAAGGCAAGTGGGAAATCTTCACCCACGGCGGGCGCAAACCCACCGGTATTGATGCGGTGGAGTGGGCGAAAAAAATGGACAGCTACGGTGCCGGTGAAATCCTGTTGACCAGTATGGATCGTGACGGCACCAAGAACGGATTCGACCTGGCCCTTACCCGCGCCATCTCGGACGCTGTCACGGTGCCGGTGATCGCCTCCGGTGGTGTGGGCAACCTGCAGCATCTCGCCGACGGCGTGCTAAAGGGGGGTGCCGATGCCGTACTCGCCGCGAGCATTTTCCACTTCGGCGAATACACAGTGGGCGAGGCCAAGCAGTTTATGCAGGATGCCGGCATCGAAATGCGGATCTGA